A genomic window from Paenibacillus sp. FSL K6-0276 includes:
- the rsmG gene encoding 16S rRNA (guanine(527)-N(7))-methyltransferase RsmG — MDNTEVQFTQLLQERGITLTAEQLEQFDLYYKELVSWNEKMNLTGITEREQVYTKHFYDSISLAFFLNINEINNLADIGSGAGFPGIPLKICFPHLKLTIIDSLSKRISFLQHVCTKLKLTDVQLIHGRAEDIARQFTHRDAYDLVTARAVARLSLLNEFCLPFTRKDGVFAAMKGNDPSEELSEAKYSLKELRAQLGKVESFSLPVEESARHIVIIRKTGATPAKYPRKAGIPSKTPLIK, encoded by the coding sequence ATGGATAATACGGAAGTTCAATTCACACAGCTTTTACAGGAACGAGGCATTACACTTACAGCAGAACAATTAGAGCAATTCGATCTCTACTATAAAGAACTCGTATCCTGGAATGAAAAAATGAATCTCACTGGAATAACTGAGCGCGAGCAGGTATATACCAAACATTTTTATGATTCGATCTCACTAGCTTTTTTTCTTAATATCAATGAGATAAACAATCTAGCTGATATCGGTTCGGGAGCTGGGTTTCCAGGGATACCTCTTAAAATTTGTTTTCCACATTTGAAGCTGACGATCATTGATTCACTGAGTAAAAGAATCTCTTTTCTGCAGCATGTCTGTACTAAATTAAAGTTAACTGATGTTCAATTGATTCATGGTCGTGCGGAGGATATTGCCCGGCAGTTCACTCATCGCGACGCCTATGACTTGGTTACTGCACGTGCAGTGGCTAGATTATCCTTGCTAAACGAGTTTTGTCTTCCTTTTACACGTAAAGATGGAGTTTTTGCTGCCATGAAGGGAAACGATCCTTCTGAAGAATTAAGTGAGGCAAAGTACAGTTTGAAGGAACTTCGTGCTCAACTTGGTAAAGTAGAGTCGTTCAGTTTGCCTGTGGAAGAGTCGGCTCGACATATTGTCATTATTCGTAAGACAGGTGCAACTCCTGCTAAGTATCCACGAAAAGCGGGAATTCCTTCCAAAACACCGCTAATCAAATAA
- the mnmE gene encoding tRNA uridine-5-carboxymethylaminomethyl(34) synthesis GTPase MnmE has product MLSDTIAAVSTALGEGGIAIIRVSGPQAISQVAPLFRSRIPLTEAESHTVHYGHIVSPDNGEKMEEVLVTVMKGPRSFTTEDVVEISAHGGVISVRRVMDLLLQQEIRLAEPGEFTKRAFLGGRIDLSQAEAVIDLIRSKSDRAFSVALKQVSGSLSDRIHALRHTLIEMLAHIEVNIDYPEHDVESMTAEFIKDKSSEVMEGITKLLKTSNEGKILREGITTAIVGRPNVGKSSLLNALARDNKAIVTDIPGTTRDVIEEYITINNIPLKLLDTAGIRETMDVVEKIGVERSKAAVSDADLILLVLNANEELHKDELALMEQIHGRQCLVIMNKMDLPSKLDKDKLRSFFDESSIVPMSVLEEEGLDKLEDAISTLFFGGKLESGDLTYVSNVRHIALLKKAYKSLQDAYQAAEQYIPIDMIQIDVRLAWEQLGEIIGDTAADSLLDQIFSQFCLGK; this is encoded by the coding sequence ATGCTTAGTGACACCATTGCTGCCGTATCGACGGCATTAGGCGAGGGAGGAATTGCTATTATTCGGGTAAGTGGCCCCCAGGCTATTTCCCAAGTGGCACCATTATTTCGTAGCCGTATTCCATTAACTGAAGCAGAATCACATACCGTTCATTACGGACATATCGTTAGTCCGGATAACGGAGAGAAGATGGAAGAAGTACTAGTAACCGTAATGAAGGGCCCACGTTCTTTTACGACCGAGGATGTAGTAGAGATCAGTGCTCATGGTGGTGTAATCTCTGTAAGAAGGGTGATGGATTTACTTCTTCAGCAGGAGATAAGGTTAGCCGAGCCCGGTGAGTTCACCAAGCGTGCTTTCTTGGGCGGACGTATTGATTTATCACAGGCTGAAGCGGTTATTGATTTAATTCGATCGAAGTCGGATCGAGCTTTTTCAGTGGCTTTAAAGCAGGTCAGCGGGTCCTTATCGGATCGAATTCATGCTTTGCGCCATACACTTATTGAGATGCTGGCTCATATCGAAGTAAATATAGATTATCCAGAACATGATGTAGAATCTATGACAGCTGAATTTATTAAAGATAAAAGCAGTGAAGTTATGGAAGGAATCACAAAGCTGCTTAAGACTTCTAATGAAGGAAAAATACTTCGCGAGGGTATAACGACAGCTATAGTCGGACGTCCCAATGTTGGTAAATCTTCATTGCTGAACGCATTAGCACGTGATAACAAAGCGATTGTAACGGATATTCCCGGAACAACACGCGATGTAATAGAAGAATATATAACGATAAACAATATTCCGCTTAAGCTTCTTGATACGGCTGGAATTCGTGAAACGATGGATGTAGTGGAGAAGATTGGTGTGGAACGCTCTAAAGCAGCAGTTAGTGATGCGGACCTGATTCTTCTTGTGCTAAACGCTAATGAAGAGCTGCATAAGGATGAATTGGCATTGATGGAACAAATCCACGGTAGACAATGTCTGGTGATCATGAATAAAATGGACTTACCATCCAAACTGGATAAGGATAAGCTGCGCTCATTCTTTGATGAGTCCAGCATCGTACCGATGTCCGTACTGGAAGAGGAAGGTCTAGACAAACTTGAAGATGCCATTTCGACACTTTTTTTTGGCGGGAAGCTGGAATCGGGTGACTTGACATATGTAAGTAATGTGAGACATATAGCACTGCTTAAAAAAGCCTATAAATCGCTACAGGATGCATACCAGGCCGCGGAACAGTATATTCCGATTGATATGATTCAAATCGATGTACGGCTCGCATGGGAACAACTTGGTGAAATTATTGGCGATACAGCAGCGGACTCGTTGTTAGACCAAATATTCTCACAATTTTGTTTAGGAAAATAG
- the mnmG gene encoding tRNA uridine-5-carboxymethylaminomethyl(34) synthesis enzyme MnmG, with protein MSYDGGSYDVIVIGAGHAGCEAALASARMGCSTLMITINLDMVAFMPCNPSIGGPAKGHVVREIDALGGEMGRNIDKTFIQLRMLNTGKGPAVHALRAQADKFLYQHAMKETMERTPNLTLRQGMVERLIVEDGRCAGVITKTGTEYHSKTVILTTGTYLRGKVIMGELTYESGPNNQQPSVKLSEHLRELGFELVRFKTGTPPRVHRDTIDFSKTEIQPGDDEPKFFSFETKSSDNEQLPCWLTYTSEVTHQIINDNLHRAPMFTGIIEGTGPRYCPSIEDKVVRFSDKSKHQIFLEPEGKNTSEYYVQGLSTSLPEDVQLAILRSIPGMEKVEMMRNGYAIEYDAMVPTQLWPSLETKRLPGLFTAGQINGTSGYEEAAGQGVMAGINAARKVQDKEPVVLDRSQGYIGVLIDDLVTKGTNEPYRLLTSRAEYRLLLRHDNADLRLTPIGYDIGLIPQARFENFVDKKERVEREIVRLQETKVKPVEVNHILAQYESAPIVDGSNLLVLMRRPELDYSFVDQVSPSPEMLDAEMKEQVEIQIKYAGYIEKQLQHVERLQKMEKKKIPDDINYNEIHGLAMEARQKLTKIRPISIGQASRISGVTPADISILLVYLEHYNRVTAAKG; from the coding sequence ATGAGTTATGATGGAGGCAGCTATGACGTAATCGTCATTGGCGCTGGTCATGCCGGTTGTGAGGCAGCACTGGCGTCAGCCCGGATGGGCTGCAGCACGTTGATGATCACAATTAACCTGGATATGGTTGCATTCATGCCCTGCAATCCGTCCATAGGCGGACCTGCCAAAGGACATGTAGTGCGCGAGATTGATGCGCTCGGCGGAGAAATGGGCCGTAATATAGATAAGACTTTTATTCAACTTCGTATGCTTAACACAGGGAAGGGACCTGCGGTACATGCATTGCGTGCACAAGCCGATAAGTTCCTGTACCAACATGCGATGAAGGAAACCATGGAGAGAACTCCTAATTTGACTCTTCGTCAAGGAATGGTTGAGCGATTAATTGTTGAGGATGGACGTTGTGCGGGTGTAATTACGAAGACAGGAACGGAATACCATAGTAAGACTGTTATCCTGACTACAGGCACTTACCTGCGTGGTAAAGTGATTATGGGTGAACTGACGTATGAGAGCGGACCTAACAATCAGCAGCCGTCCGTTAAACTCTCCGAGCATTTGCGCGAGCTTGGATTTGAATTGGTGCGGTTTAAGACAGGTACACCACCGCGTGTACACCGCGATACGATTGATTTCTCGAAGACCGAAATTCAACCGGGGGATGATGAACCGAAATTCTTTTCTTTTGAAACGAAATCATCAGACAATGAACAACTCCCTTGTTGGTTAACGTATACTTCTGAGGTTACTCATCAGATCATTAATGATAACCTTCATCGTGCTCCGATGTTTACAGGTATTATTGAAGGAACAGGGCCACGCTACTGCCCATCTATAGAAGATAAGGTAGTAAGATTTAGTGATAAATCGAAACACCAGATCTTTTTGGAGCCAGAAGGTAAAAATACATCGGAGTACTATGTACAAGGTCTGTCTACGAGTCTTCCCGAAGATGTTCAGCTTGCGATTCTTCGTTCAATTCCTGGTATGGAAAAAGTAGAAATGATGCGTAATGGCTATGCTATTGAATATGATGCAATGGTTCCTACGCAGCTATGGCCATCTCTTGAAACTAAACGTCTTCCTGGTCTGTTCACTGCCGGACAAATTAATGGTACCTCAGGTTATGAGGAAGCAGCTGGGCAAGGGGTTATGGCTGGTATTAATGCAGCACGTAAAGTACAAGATAAAGAACCTGTAGTATTGGATCGTTCACAGGGGTACATTGGTGTACTCATTGATGATCTTGTTACTAAGGGAACAAATGAACCGTATCGCCTGCTTACTTCACGAGCGGAATATCGTTTGCTGCTCCGTCATGACAATGCAGACTTGCGACTCACGCCTATTGGCTACGATATTGGATTGATACCTCAAGCGCGTTTCGAAAACTTTGTAGATAAGAAGGAACGGGTGGAACGTGAAATTGTTCGCCTACAAGAGACGAAGGTTAAACCTGTCGAGGTAAATCATATCCTAGCGCAATATGAATCCGCGCCTATTGTTGACGGTAGTAATTTACTTGTTCTGATGCGTCGTCCAGAGCTTGATTATAGTTTTGTAGATCAAGTCTCACCATCACCTGAAATGCTAGACGCAGAAATGAAGGAACAAGTAGAAATCCAAATCAAATATGCTGGATATATCGAAAAGCAACTCCAACATGTTGAACGGCTACAAAAGATGGAAAAGAAAAAAATACCGGATGATATTAACTATAACGAGATTCATGGTTTGGCAATGGAAGCACGGCAGAAACTTACCAAAATACGTCCTATCTCCATAGGTCAGGCTTCCCGGATTTCCGGAGTAACACCTGCTGATATTTCCATTCTTCTCGTATATCTCGAGCATTACAACCGGGTAACTGCGGCGAAAGGATAA
- the jag gene encoding RNA-binding cell elongation regulator Jag/EloR, which translates to MSKVVATGKTIEEAVERGLTQLGVQKDRVTVNVLEQPSRGFLGLIGAKGAKVELTLISEAAPASAASAPSLPQQSTRESKQEANGGVPRQDSGQPVEEAYQEAVHFIVDVAKSMGLEVEVEIVHTKESTILQISGPDLGLLIGRRGQTLDALQYLANIVANRYSDSFIRLVLDAENFRERRKKTLEELADRLAGRVIRTRKEVVLEPMSPQERKIIHSRLQDHRQVNTLSKGEEPNRRVVITLK; encoded by the coding sequence ATGAGCAAAGTCGTCGCAACAGGGAAAACCATTGAAGAAGCTGTAGAACGGGGACTAACCCAGCTTGGAGTTCAAAAGGACCGGGTAACGGTCAACGTACTTGAGCAGCCATCAAGAGGATTCCTGGGATTGATCGGTGCGAAAGGTGCCAAGGTTGAGTTAACCTTGATATCCGAAGCCGCACCGGCATCAGCGGCGAGTGCTCCGTCACTGCCTCAGCAGTCAACAAGAGAGAGCAAACAGGAGGCTAACGGCGGTGTGCCACGCCAAGATTCCGGACAACCGGTGGAGGAAGCTTACCAAGAAGCCGTTCATTTCATTGTGGATGTCGCTAAGAGCATGGGGCTCGAAGTGGAAGTCGAAATCGTCCACACCAAGGAATCCACGATTCTGCAGATATCAGGTCCAGATCTAGGACTGTTGATTGGTAGAAGAGGACAAACACTCGATGCTCTGCAGTATTTGGCTAATATCGTAGCTAACCGTTACTCCGACAGTTTTATACGGCTTGTGCTAGATGCGGAGAACTTCCGTGAGCGCCGTAAAAAAACTCTCGAAGAGCTGGCTGATCGTTTAGCAGGTCGTGTCATTCGGACCCGTAAAGAGGTTGTATTAGAGCCGATGTCACCTCAGGAGCGGAAAATTATTCACTCCAGATTACAGGATCATCGGCAGGTGAATACCCTTAGTAAGGGCGAAGAGCCGAATCGCCGCGTCGTTATAACTTTGAAGTAA